In a single window of the Leishmania donovani BPK282A1 complete genome, chromosome 6 genome:
- a CDS encoding nuclear transport factor 2 protein(NFT2), putative: MEQGAFNDVAKKALEFRNRYYKMLDDPQDRLNVAGLYAPDVPMVCEWNGHPLSTVDDVRNYISALPKTSHQIDMVDAQPLPDNQDGDSFLLTVHGIVTYNDEHRREFYQRMVIRRFEQRYYILNDYYRWLSERSQ; the protein is encoded by the coding sequence ATGGAGCAGGGTGCCTTTAACGATGTCGCCAAGAAGGCGCTAGAGTTCCGCAACCGGTACTACAAGATGCTTGATGATCCGCAGGACCGCCTGAACGTGGCAGGTCTGTACGCCCCCGATGTGCCCATGGTGTGCGAGTGGAACGGGCACCCGCTCTCCACGGTGGATGACGTGCGCAACTACATCAGCGCTCTGCCGAAGACGTCGCACCAGATCGACATGGTggacgcgcagccgctgcccgACAACCAAGATGGCGACTCCTTCCTGCTTACTGTCCACGGCATTGTCACATACAACGACGAGCACCGCCGAGAGTTTTACCAGCGCATGGTCATCCGTCGCTTCGAGCAGCGCTACTACATCCTGAACGACTACTACCGCTGGCTAAGTGAGCGCTCGCAGTGA
- a CDS encoding protein kinase, putative yields MNQNPAAQAGDKVPNMSNSRRGETSDDYARHKAAASRAFLENHYQSLLANTRNGVGRAVGPRQKEPSFSDFHLFKCIGRGAFGEVFVCKYKSDKTDTLYALKRLRKSDMITKKQVVHVRSEKDVLAEAAASNPWVVHLYRSFQDSLYLYMVMEYMPGGDMISWLCDKGIFDVESTRFYIAELCAAVASVHDMGFVHRDIKPDNILFGESGHIKLSDFGLSKRFVEKRGNLLDYDDPSSSSNGAEASADEKSAYESRTDAPSGSPSGDGAGTGIAHGRVREMFQSIVGSPGYIAPEILLRKPYGVGCDWWSVGVIMYEMLYGIPPFFSQNPNSTCHKIKNWREHLVFPPQRHIPDDAVDFMKRLICEPEKRMTYDEICHHDFLKPMDMNGLLKLQAPYVPALSNRLDTKYFPEIKEPSAPMQQSEEQKVREVDPRGVMFADFRFNYSGDQAGPASA; encoded by the coding sequence ATGAACCAGAATCCCGCCGCTCAGGCCGGCGACAAGGTGCCGAACATGTCGAACtcgcgccgcggcgagacGTCCGACGACTACGCGCGACACAAGGCGGCCGCTAGCCGAGCGTTCCTGGAGAACCACTATCAAAGCCTGCTCGCGAACACGCGCAACGGCGTCGGCCGTGCTGTCGGCCCGCGGCAGAAGGAGCCGTCCTTTTCCGACTTCCATCTCTTCAAGTGCATCGGTCGCGGTGCCTTTGGCGAAGTGTTTGTGTGCAAGTACAAGAGTGACAAGACCGACACCCTCTACGCCctgaagcggctgcgcaagTCGGACATGATCACGAAGAAGCAAGTCGTCCACGTCCGCTCGGAAAAGGACGTCctggccgaggcggcggcgtcgaatCCATGGGTGGTGCACCTCTACCGCAGCTTCCAGGACTCTCTCTACCTCTACATGGTGATGGAGTACATGCCCGGTGGTGACATGATCTCGTGGCTGTGCGACAAGGGCATTTTCGACGTGGAGAGCACGCGCTTTTACATTGCCGAGctctgcgctgccgtggcgagCGTGCACGACATGGGATTTGTGCACCGCGACATCAAGCCGGACAACATTCTCTTTGGGGAGTCGGGGCACATCAAGCTGAGCGACTTCGGCCTCTCCAAGCGCTTCGTGGAGAAGCGCGGCAACCTGCTTGACTACGATGacccgtcctcctcgtcgaacGGCGCCGAGGCATCGGCAGATGAGAAGAGCGCGTACGAGTCAAGGACAGACGCGCCGTCAGGGTCGCCCTCCGGAGACGGCGCTGGCACCGGCATCGCACACGGCCGCGTTCGCGAGATGTTCCAGTCCATCGTGGGCAGCCCCGGCTACATCGCACCGGAGATCCTGCTGCGCAAGCCGTACGGCGTCGGCTGTGACTGGTGGTCGGTCGGCGTCATCATGTACGAGATGCTCTACGGCATTCCGCCCTTCTTCTCGCAGAACCCCAACTCGACGTGCCATAAGATCAAAAACTGGCGGGAGCACCTCGTCTTCCCCCCGCAACGCCACATTCCTGATGACGCGGTGGACTTCATGAAGCGCCTGATCTGCGAGCCGGAAAAGCGCATGACGTACGACGAGATATGCCACCACGACTTCCTCAAGCCGATGGACATGAACGGGCTGCTCAAGTTGCAGGCGCCGTATGTGCCGGCCCTCTCCAACCGCCTGGATACCAAGTACTTCCCTGAGATCAAGGAGCCGAGCGCGCCGATGCAACAGAGCGAGGAGCAGAAAGTGCGCGAGGTGGACCCCCGCGGCGTCATGTTTGCCGACTTCCGCTTCAACTACAGCGGCGACCAAGCCGGTCCAGCAAGCGCGTAA